A window of the Spirochaetota bacterium genome harbors these coding sequences:
- a CDS encoding sodium:proton antiporter, producing MKRLLIIIIGIITVYIALPVSLSAEGGVNKQITATENVSSEKDSPKPESPREGSLHSSDNLGTALSLWWIIPFAGILLSIALFPLLAPHFWHHHYPKVSAFWALVMAIPFIVMYKGVAIYEIAHIYIIDYIPFIILLWSLFTVAGGIYVKGTLKGSPLVNTVILIIGTILASWIGTTGASMLLIRPILRSNEWRTHKVHTIIFFIFLVSNIGGSLTPLGDPPLFLGFLHGVPFFWTLHILPHMLFVSAILLVIYFLIDSFYYKKEDKSLMTTGEKEPLKIEGGHNFLFLGGVIGGVLLSGLVKIGEVNIFGIHQSIENFIKDAILILMGILSLKTTSDAVRKGNDFSWAPIKEVAYLFAGIFMTIIPALAILKAGENGALAVLIKSTEKPAHYYWATGILSSFLDNAPTYLTFFNSALGKFYPGMTEAEAVSKLIVEKVDYLAAISAGAVFMGANTYIGNAPNFMVKSIAEESGVKMPSFFGYMFKYSIPILVVCFIIVTLVFFR from the coding sequence ATGAAACGATTGCTCATCATTATTATTGGTATAATTACTGTTTATATTGCTCTTCCGGTATCCCTTTCCGCTGAAGGAGGGGTGAATAAACAGATAACGGCGACTGAAAACGTGTCATCTGAAAAGGATTCACCGAAGCCTGAATCTCCCCGGGAAGGGTCTCTTCATTCATCGGATAACCTGGGGACGGCTCTTTCCCTATGGTGGATCATTCCCTTCGCCGGAATTCTTCTTTCGATTGCGCTTTTTCCCCTGCTGGCGCCTCATTTCTGGCACCATCACTATCCCAAGGTGTCCGCTTTCTGGGCCCTGGTCATGGCCATACCCTTTATTGTCATGTACAAGGGAGTCGCAATCTATGAGATAGCGCACATCTATATCATCGACTATATTCCGTTTATCATTCTCCTCTGGTCCCTCTTCACCGTGGCCGGGGGGATATATGTCAAGGGCACCCTGAAGGGGAGTCCCCTGGTCAATACCGTCATACTGATCATCGGCACGATCCTCGCTTCCTGGATCGGGACCACCGGGGCATCGATGCTCCTCATCCGGCCCATCCTCCGGTCCAACGAATGGCGCACCCACAAGGTCCACACGATCATCTTTTTTATATTCCTGGTGAGCAACATCGGGGGTTCCCTCACTCCCCTGGGCGATCCTCCCCTGTTCCTCGGGTTCCTTCACGGCGTTCCCTTTTTCTGGACCCTGCACATTCTGCCCCATATGCTCTTCGTGTCGGCCATACTGCTGGTGATCTATTTCCTCATTGACTCGTTCTATTATAAAAAAGAGGACAAGTCCCTCATGACCACGGGCGAAAAGGAGCCCCTCAAGATCGAGGGAGGCCATAACTTCCTCTTCCTGGGCGGCGTCATCGGGGGCGTGCTCCTGAGCGGCCTCGTGAAAATAGGCGAGGTGAACATATTCGGCATACATCAGTCCATCGAGAATTTCATCAAGGACGCCATCCTGATCCTCATGGGCATTCTCTCACTCAAGACGACCAGCGACGCCGTCCGCAAGGGCAATGACTTCAGCTGGGCCCCCATCAAGGAGGTGGCCTACCTCTTCGCCGGGATATTCATGACCATCATCCCGGCCCTGGCCATACTCAAGGCGGGCGAAAACGGGGCCCTGGCGGTCCTGATCAAATCGACGGAAAAGCCGGCCCATTACTACTGGGCCACGGGCATCCTCTCCAGCTTCCTGGACAACGCGCCGACGTACCTCACGTTCTTTAACAGCGCCCTGGGCAAGTTCTATCCGGGCATGACCGAGGCCGAGGCGGTGTCGAAGCTCATCGTGGAGAAGGTCGATTACCTTGCCGCCATTTCGGCAGGAGCCGTGTTCATGGGGGCCAATACCTACATCGGCAACGCGCCTAATTTCATGGTGAAGTCCATTGCCGAGGAATCGGGAGTCAAGATGCCGAGCTTTTTCGGATACATGTTCAAGTATTCGATCCCGATACTGGTCGTTTGTTTCATCATTGTCACTCTGGTTTTCTTCAGATAA
- a CDS encoding universal stress protein, translated as MLTFKNIVFPINLDSKNLSFVKKVVELAIELSGRLHFIYINDEQAGYRHPTDSEDVVALKVKEVVPPELLEKLQVVYAVSKGSVAREIEAYCKKEKIDLIIVGHKHRSKIYSFLFDSPDVNIVDSINIPILVVPKQ; from the coding sequence ATGTTGACATTTAAAAATATTGTTTTCCCCATAAATCTTGATTCGAAGAATCTGTCCTTCGTTAAGAAGGTCGTTGAGCTAGCCATTGAATTGTCAGGGCGGCTTCACTTTATTTACATCAATGACGAGCAGGCCGGATATCGCCATCCCACCGACAGTGAGGACGTTGTTGCCCTTAAGGTTAAAGAGGTCGTTCCGCCCGAGCTTCTGGAAAAACTCCAGGTGGTCTATGCCGTTTCCAAGGGAAGCGTTGCCAGGGAGATAGAGGCGTATTGTAAAAAAGAGAAGATCGATCTCATTATCGTCGGGCACAAGCACCGGAGCAAGATTTACAGCTTCCTGTTCGACAGTCCCGACGTCAATATCGTCGATTCGATTAATATTCCCATCCTCGTGGTTCCCAAGCAATAA